Part of the Verrucomicrobiia bacterium genome is shown below.
GGTGCCGGATTAATACCATTGAAGGTAATATTCACATCGTCGATGCCTAAGAAATGATCAGCATTTACTGTATTAAATAAGTCTGCCCATCGAATCCAAAATTCCTGACCCGGGGCAACGTTAACATTGACTGAACCATTAACAGGTGTTTGATTAGCAGGCAGATTACCATCTAAAACTCCTGCCGCTGCATTCTGAGGACTAGTAAAATCAAGCGCTGGTGTTGCGGTCCATCCTATATTACTAGGATCGCCTAGGAAATCAGACCCTCCCACACGATAAAAAAAACTAATAGTTTGCGGATTGGCGTCTGCATCTCTCCATTGTTCTCCCACATAGGAGATAGAAACATTAGTAATAGTTCCTGCAGTATTGTTAATAAAGCGTGCGCCATAAAATAATTCATTAGTATTAGCAACAGCTAAAGCTCGCGAACCTAGGGCACGATCAAGATCAGCTGAGCTACCAAAGTTAAAACCAAGCGAAAAAATTGCGTTCCCATCAGAGGCCAGAAGACTAGGCACTGTTCCTGCATTGGTTGAATTAGCCGAAATGACATATAGCCAACCAAGAATAGTGGAATTATCCGTCCAAGTAACATTGTTCGTTCCCAAGCTATCAAAATCTTGAGTGTAATTTTGCGGCAAACTGCCTGTAATTGAAATTTGTGATTGTCCTAAGTGAGCAAAACCTACCAGGCTTGCAACACAAAGAAATTGTGTAATTTTTTTCATAAAAACTAATTCTCCTTTTTTTCTTATTAATTTTGAAGTTGATTTTTTTAGAAAGTAAAAAAAACTTTGCAAGTCAAATCAATTAATTCGCCCAAATTTTTTCTCTAATTCGTTATGATTCAACAAAATAAGCGTCGGCCGACCGTGAGGACAAGTATAAGGTAAATCGCAAGCCAACAAATCTTCAATCAACCGATCCACTTCCTCATTGCGAATTTTGTCATTGGCTTTAATCGCTTTTCGACAAACCGCGCGAACGATGACTTCTTCACTGAAATGACGTTTTGCCTTCGTTTCATTGCCTTGGATTTGCAGCTCATCCAAAATATCCTGAGTCAAAGAGGCAATTTTTTCGTGAGGAAAAAAAGGAGGCACAGCTTCAATAATAAAACTATTTTTACCAAACTCCTGAATCACTAACCCTGCTTTTTCCAAAAAATCTCGGATCGATTTCAAAAAAGCAGTTTGCGAAGGTGAAAGTTCTAATGAAATAGGAACTAACAACCGCTGGCTTACCGCCACACCGGCGATTTTCTGTTTCAGCACTCGTTCGAATAGAACCCGCTCGTGAGCCGCATGTTGATCAATAATCACCAACCCTTGCTCCGATTCAGCAATAATATAAAGCCTCTGAACAATACCCAAAAGCCGCAATCTCAAAGGCCCATAATTTTCGTAACCCTTACTTTGCGTCTGAGGTTGAACCCGCGACAAAGGTAAAGGCAGATCCAAAGGCATCACCTCGGGTTGAGGCAAAGGACTTGGCACAACAATATGATTATTATTAAAAGACTGTTCAACTGCTTGGGAAAAAGCATAACCCTTATCAACAACAGGAGCCAATGGGGCAGGCACTCCATTACTCAAAGAAACCGTTAAAGGCGCAGGTTGAGGGGCTTGAAGCGCGTTTCGAATAGCAGCCACTAAAAATTGGCGAATCTGAAAATCTTCGCGAAACCGAATCTCACGTTTAGCAGGATGCACATTCACATCGACCGTTTCCGCAGGAACTTTCAAAAAAAGAACCGCAATAGGGTGTCGCCCTTTCATCAAAGCATTTTGATAGCCCTCGCGAATCGCATAATACAACGTGCGACTCTCCACAGGACGCGCATTCACAAACCAATACTCATCCGTTTTCGCACTGCGACTCACACCCGCTCGCCCAATCCAACCCTCTAAACACAAACCATGCTCCTGCGCCTTCACCAGCACTAACTGTTTCACCCATTCGCCCCCCAACACATCCTCCAAACGCCGCTCTCCCGAAGAAGTCGCAGGCAATTGATAAAGCGTTTTGTTATCGACTCGATAAGTCCATCCCACACCAGGATGCGCCAAAGCATAAGTTCGAAACAACTGCTCCAAATGTCCCGCCTCCGTTTCCACCGAACGCAAAAACTTTCGGCGACCGGGCACATTAAAAAAAAGATTTTTTACTTCGATCTGCGTCCCAACAGGCACGCCAACCTCCTTCACCGTCTCAATTTTTCCACCAGCAATAAAAACCTCTGTGCCGCCAGCCGCGCCCGTTTCTGCTGTGCGCAACCGAAACCTCGAAATCGAAGCAATACTCGGAATCGCCTCACCTCGAAAACCCAAAGTATGAATCGCTTGAATATCTTGCGTGGTTCGCACCTTGCTCGTAGCGTGCCGCTCCAGACAAAGCAATGCATCATGACGATCCATTCCTTGACCATCATCCGTCACACGAACAAGTTGACGCCCACCAACTTCCACTTCGATATCAATTTTTTTTGCGCCCGCATCAATACTATTTTCAATCAACTCTTTTAAAACCGACGCAGGCCGCTCAATCACTTCCCCCGCAGCAATCTGATTCGCCACTAATTCATCGAGAAGCTGAATGCGATTAGGCATGAAATTTGTGCTTCAACTATTTTTGAGACCGATTAATTCCAACAGCCTCGTCAAATCATCTGCATTATAATAATCCATCTCAAGCCGGCCTTTGCCCTTTTTGTCGGGATGTTGAACAATACGCACATTCGTTGTCAGATGCTGACGAAGTCGCGCTTCCAAATCGCGAAGATAAGCGGGCTGCGAAAAAGCTGAAGAAGCGCTGGAACGCACTCGCGAGCGTTTCGTTTTTGCCACCCCTTGGATCAAAATCTCCACCTGTCGCACCGAAAGATTTTCTTTTATGATGCGATCTGCAATCTGTCGCTGCAAAGAAGCTTCTTTCACTCCCAACAAAACTTTAGCATGCCCTGGAGATAAAAGATCTTGTGCCACGAAATTTTTGACGCCTGCTTCCAATTCCAAAAGTCGCAACGCATTCGCCACACTCGCGCGCGCTTTCCCCACTTTTTGCGCGATTTGGTCTTGAGTGAGATCATATTGAGTTTGCAACTGAGCATAACCTTCTGCTTCCTCAATCGCATTGAGATCTTGTCGTTGCAAATTTTCGATAAGCGCAATTTCCAACAATTCTTCATCATTCGGTGAACGCACAATCACGGGAATTTCCTGCAGTTGAGCCAACTGCGCTGCGCGCCAGCGACGTTCCCCAGCAATAATTTCGTAATGATCGCCCTTCCTACGAACCAATAAAGGTTGTAAAATGCCTTGGGTGCGAATGCTAGCAGCCAGCTCTTCCAGACTTTCTGTAGAAAAATTTTTGCGCGGTTGAAAAGGACAAGGTTGCAATAAATGATGAGAAATTTTTTGAACCGTGTCTTGCGAAGGCAACGCGCGAACCGGATTGGAATTGGCATTCAAGAGCGCGTCCAAGCCACGTCCCAGCGGCCCAGAAGATTTGGAAGATTTAGCAGGTTGAGTTGACATTGCAGAAGATTAAACTTTTGTTAAGATCACGTCAATCATGAGCCGCT
Proteins encoded:
- the mutL gene encoding DNA mismatch repair endonuclease MutL produces the protein MPNRIQLLDELVANQIAAGEVIERPASVLKELIENSIDAGAKKIDIEVEVGGRQLVRVTDDGQGMDRHDALLCLERHATSKVRTTQDIQAIHTLGFRGEAIPSIASISRFRLRTAETGAAGGTEVFIAGGKIETVKEVGVPVGTQIEVKNLFFNVPGRRKFLRSVETEAGHLEQLFRTYALAHPGVGWTYRVDNKTLYQLPATSSGERRLEDVLGGEWVKQLVLVKAQEHGLCLEGWIGRAGVSRSAKTDEYWFVNARPVESRTLYYAIREGYQNALMKGRHPIAVLFLKVPAETVDVNVHPAKREIRFREDFQIRQFLVAAIRNALQAPQPAPLTVSLSNGVPAPLAPVVDKGYAFSQAVEQSFNNNHIVVPSPLPQPEVMPLDLPLPLSRVQPQTQSKGYENYGPLRLRLLGIVQRLYIIAESEQGLVIIDQHAAHERVLFERVLKQKIAGVAVSQRLLVPISLELSPSQTAFLKSIRDFLEKAGLVIQEFGKNSFIIEAVPPFFPHEKIASLTQDILDELQIQGNETKAKRHFSEEVIVRAVCRKAIKANDKIRNEEVDRLIEDLLACDLPYTCPHGRPTLILLNHNELEKKFGRIN
- a CDS encoding ParB/RepB/Spo0J family partition protein, encoding MSTQPAKSSKSSGPLGRGLDALLNANSNPVRALPSQDTVQKISHHLLQPCPFQPRKNFSTESLEELAASIRTQGILQPLLVRRKGDHYEIIAGERRWRAAQLAQLQEIPVIVRSPNDEELLEIALIENLQRQDLNAIEEAEGYAQLQTQYDLTQDQIAQKVGKARASVANALRLLELEAGVKNFVAQDLLSPGHAKVLLGVKEASLQRQIADRIIKENLSVRQVEILIQGVAKTKRSRVRSSASSAFSQPAYLRDLEARLRQHLTTNVRIVQHPDKKGKGRLEMDYYNADDLTRLLELIGLKNS